The Teredinibacter sp. KSP-S5-2 genomic interval GCTGATAACATCAACGAACTGCCGGTAATTATATAAACTTTCTCAAAGAGCGGCTAGATCGTAGCGTCTACGAATTCCTGTAACTGAGCTTTAGAAAGCGCGCCAACTTTAGTTGCTTCAGCTTTTCCGCCTTTGAAAATGATTAGTGTTGGGATGCCGCGAATATTAAATTTCGCTGGTGTTTCTTTGTTTGCATCCACGTCCATTTTGCAGATTTTTAACTTGTCGCCGTATTCTTGAGCGAGTTCTTCAAGTACTGGAGCAATCATCTTGCATGGACCACACCAGGCTGCCCAAAAGTCGACTAGGACAGGTAGTTCCTGATTGAGTACATCTTGTTCAAAGCTCGCATCGCTAGTGTGCACAATGGCTCCACTCATATTGTTTCTCCTAAGGACGTTTAGCTAAGGGGCAATAATAAGGACAGGTCCTGAATGGCACAAGCCCCTTGGATCATGGATAGTAAAATTCGGCCGAGAATATCACATTTAGCTCGAAAGCGTCG includes:
- the trxA gene encoding thioredoxin TrxA: MSGAIVHTSDASFEQDVLNQELPVLVDFWAAWCGPCKMIAPVLEELAQEYGDKLKICKMDVDANKETPAKFNIRGIPTLIIFKGGKAEATKVGALSKAQLQEFVDATI